From a region of the Salinispira pacifica genome:
- a CDS encoding SPFH domain-containing protein, with the protein MSGMFLINILLAGFGLTIVISVIRSIQIIPSKTVRVVERLGKYSTTMEAGLHLLIPFIDKVRYQHSLKEQALDVPSQSCFTLDNVKIQVDGVLYFQVMDPKKASYGITNYRLATIYLAQTTMRSVIGKLDLDKTFEEREQINAAILKEVDEATDPWGVKVTRYEIKDITVPPDILQAMEVQMRADRDRRAVIARSEGERDSKVNHSLGEMEENINRSEGIKEQLINEAQGRASEILAIAKASANSIRTLAKAISVEGGDDALNLQIMEGYLQSMKSLAKKDTQVVLPVDLTQIDETLEKLKKISITSGKES; encoded by the coding sequence ATGAGCGGTATGTTTCTCATAAATATTTTATTGGCCGGTTTCGGTCTTACTATTGTTATTTCGGTTATCCGAAGCATCCAGATCATTCCCTCCAAAACAGTACGGGTCGTTGAGAGACTGGGAAAATACAGCACAACCATGGAGGCAGGGCTTCATCTGCTTATCCCCTTCATAGACAAGGTTCGCTACCAGCACTCTCTGAAGGAACAGGCGCTTGATGTACCCAGTCAAAGCTGTTTTACGCTGGATAATGTGAAGATCCAGGTAGACGGTGTGCTCTACTTTCAGGTGATGGATCCCAAGAAGGCAAGTTACGGAATCACCAACTACCGCCTGGCGACCATCTATCTGGCCCAGACCACCATGCGTTCGGTTATCGGAAAACTGGATCTTGATAAAACTTTTGAAGAGCGGGAGCAGATCAATGCCGCCATTCTGAAAGAGGTTGATGAGGCTACCGATCCCTGGGGAGTAAAAGTCACCCGGTATGAAATTAAGGACATTACCGTTCCGCCGGACATTCTCCAGGCCATGGAAGTTCAGATGCGGGCTGACCGGGACCGACGGGCGGTAATTGCCCGGTCCGAAGGCGAACGGGATTCCAAGGTGAACCACAGTCTGGGTGAAATGGAAGAAAATATTAACCGTTCCGAGGGGATCAAAGAGCAGCTGATCAATGAAGCACAGGGACGGGCGTCGGAAATCCTTGCTATCGCAAAAGCCAGCGCCAACAGTATCCGTACATTGGCCAAGGCGATCTCCGTGGAGGGTGGTGATGATGCACTCAATCTGCAGATAATGGAAGGCTACCTTCAATCAATGAAATCTCTGGCAAAAAAAGACACTCAGGTGGTATTGCCGGTGGATTTAACCCAAATTGATGAAACCCTGGAAAAACTGAAGAAAATCAGTATCACATCAGGAAAGGAATCCTGA
- a CDS encoding SPFH domain-containing protein: protein MDFFSGLLISGGLAALVVIVFFKLLRIVPEQQAWVIEFFGKFQKTLGPGFHMVLPGIQRVVDKHELKEEVIDVPPQICITRDNVQVTVDGILYLKVMDPEKASYGIDNYRYAAAQLAQSNMRSEIGKLELDRTFSEREIMNNAIVKAVDEASDPWGIKVTRYEIKDITPENPIIDAMEAQVRAEREKRAEILESEGVKQSRINVSQGDKSESINKSQGDRQKKINEAQGRAEAITIVADATAQGLQEIAKAIKEPNGEKAVNLRLTNQFVQQLEEILSDAHVSVMPHDLAQIQSVISSVLPGKSGGSQGGAA from the coding sequence ATGGATTTTTTCAGCGGACTGCTGATCAGCGGCGGTCTTGCAGCCCTGGTGGTCATTGTATTTTTCAAGCTCCTGCGGATCGTTCCTGAGCAGCAGGCATGGGTCATAGAGTTTTTCGGTAAGTTTCAGAAAACTCTTGGACCCGGTTTTCACATGGTTCTCCCGGGAATTCAGCGGGTGGTGGATAAACACGAACTGAAAGAGGAGGTAATCGACGTACCTCCTCAAATATGTATTACCCGGGATAACGTACAGGTTACCGTGGACGGGATTCTGTATCTTAAGGTGATGGATCCGGAAAAAGCCAGCTACGGTATTGATAATTACCGCTATGCGGCAGCCCAGCTCGCCCAGTCCAATATGCGCAGCGAAATCGGGAAGCTGGAACTTGACCGCACGTTTTCCGAACGGGAGATTATGAATAATGCAATTGTGAAAGCTGTTGATGAGGCTTCGGATCCATGGGGCATAAAAGTAACCAGGTATGAAATCAAGGATATCACCCCTGAAAACCCCATAATTGATGCAATGGAAGCCCAGGTGAGAGCTGAACGGGAAAAACGGGCGGAGATCCTGGAATCCGAAGGGGTAAAACAGAGCCGGATCAATGTCTCCCAGGGTGACAAGAGTGAATCCATCAATAAATCCCAAGGTGACAGGCAGAAGAAGATCAATGAAGCCCAGGGAAGGGCAGAGGCAATTACCATTGTTGCCGATGCAACTGCACAGGGTCTTCAGGAGATCGCCAAAGCCATAAAAGAACCTAACGGCGAGAAAGCGGTTAATTTGCGGCTCACCAACCAGTTTGTCCAGCAGCTCGAGGAGATCCTCAGCGATGCCCATGTATCGGTAATGCCCCATGACCTGGCCCAGATACAGTCGGTTATTTCCAGCGTTCTGCCCGGTAAGTCCGGAGGATCCCAGGGAGGTGCAGCATGA
- the gatC gene encoding Asp-tRNA(Asn)/Glu-tRNA(Gln) amidotransferase subunit GatC, translating into MDTKELDITAELAHIELSEEEKAGFAQAVSQLVEYFEIMDKLELKEGDVEHHIPLKTNALRSDNASESSLSDDILEQAPDLEDRFIAIPNVL; encoded by the coding sequence ATGGATACAAAAGAACTGGATATAACCGCTGAACTCGCACATATCGAACTCAGTGAGGAAGAAAAGGCCGGTTTTGCTCAGGCAGTGAGCCAGCTGGTGGAATATTTTGAAATCATGGATAAGCTCGAGCTGAAAGAAGGCGACGTAGAACACCACATCCCTCTTAAAACCAATGCACTTCGCAGCGATAACGCTTCAGAGTCGTCTCTCAGTGATGATATTCTGGAGCAGGCTCCTGATCTGGAAGACCGGTTTATCGCCATACCCAACGTATTGTAG
- the aspS gene encoding aspartate--tRNA(Asn) ligase, translating into MMKRTLARELPEFEGREVTVSGWVHRIRELGAISFVLLRDRSGILQLVYEGKVEYSLESVIQVTGTVGANPKAPGGFEVQAGESSVLAPAAPDLPFQINQDADNTGIESVLDNRMISIRNPKILDIFRLQSSVIRYFQEYMRSQDFTEIKTSKLIGSGTEGGTGLFEVAYFDTSVYLAQSPQFYKQAMVASGLERVFEVGAAYRAEKHDTPRHLNEYVSLDVELAFIEDEHDLMDIESEILKAIFRGIRENEAAILEKYGATVPDDEAVNNIPRITHDEAKKIISMRGGKKVFEINPEGERLICEWAQEEHSVPAVFITVFPRKKRPFYTYPDGLKTRSFDLIFRGLEITTGGRRINEYEMMKETLPKFGMTEEGLGGYIDIFKYGCPPHGGFAIGLERITQKILGLSNVKEASLFPRDRKRIVP; encoded by the coding sequence ATGATGAAACGTACACTTGCACGGGAACTTCCGGAATTTGAAGGCAGGGAAGTGACAGTATCCGGATGGGTACACAGAATCCGGGAATTGGGAGCAATCAGTTTTGTACTCCTCAGGGATCGAAGCGGAATTCTCCAGCTGGTATACGAAGGAAAAGTCGAGTACAGCCTGGAATCGGTTATTCAGGTTACCGGAACAGTCGGGGCAAACCCCAAGGCTCCGGGTGGATTCGAGGTTCAGGCCGGTGAGAGCAGTGTTCTGGCGCCCGCAGCCCCGGATCTGCCTTTTCAGATTAACCAGGATGCGGACAATACCGGTATCGAATCTGTTCTGGATAACAGAATGATCAGCATCCGCAACCCCAAGATTCTGGATATTTTCCGTCTGCAGAGTTCCGTGATCAGGTACTTTCAGGAATACATGCGGAGTCAGGATTTTACCGAGATAAAAACCAGCAAGCTGATCGGTTCCGGCACCGAAGGGGGCACGGGACTCTTTGAGGTGGCATATTTCGATACCTCGGTGTATCTGGCACAAAGTCCCCAGTTCTACAAACAGGCAATGGTTGCCAGCGGTCTTGAACGGGTTTTTGAGGTGGGGGCGGCCTACCGGGCTGAAAAGCATGATACCCCCAGGCACTTGAACGAATATGTTTCCCTTGATGTGGAGCTTGCCTTTATTGAGGATGAGCATGATCTCATGGATATTGAATCGGAAATTCTCAAAGCGATTTTCCGGGGGATACGGGAAAACGAAGCTGCCATTCTCGAAAAATACGGAGCAACGGTTCCTGATGATGAGGCGGTAAATAATATTCCCCGGATCACCCATGACGAGGCCAAAAAGATTATCTCCATGAGGGGAGGGAAGAAGGTCTTCGAAATAAACCCCGAGGGTGAACGGCTGATCTGTGAATGGGCCCAGGAGGAGCATTCAGTACCTGCGGTATTTATCACTGTGTTCCCCAGAAAAAAGAGACCGTTCTACACATACCCCGACGGGTTGAAGACCAGAAGTTTTGACCTGATTTTCCGGGGACTTGAAATTACCACCGGCGGCCGCCGGATCAATGAGTACGAAATGATGAAAGAAACCCTGCCCAAATTCGGTATGACCGAGGAGGGACTGGGCGGCTATATTGATATTTTCAAGTACGGCTGTCCCCCCCATGGCGGATTCGCCATCGGACTGGAACGGATTACTCAGAAGATACTCGGTCTGTCCAATGTAAAGGAAGCCAGTCTGTTTCCCAGGGACAGGAAGCGCATCGTACCCTGA
- a CDS encoding NfeD family protein, whose protein sequence is MDFMAIIWAIIGFFMIIAEFFVPGLVIIFFGTGALLTALLTALIPGITGSLLPQVLIWLGFSTLSLISLRKYFKKIFRGKQITSRDHEYDDGGRTVEVLETIGPETAGRIRYKGTSWAALSFDKTYQPGDKVWILKQEGMTYYVGDPLLPEDDDAGDI, encoded by the coding sequence ATGGATTTCATGGCAATTATTTGGGCTATCATCGGATTTTTCATGATTATTGCAGAGTTCTTTGTTCCCGGACTGGTGATCATATTTTTTGGTACAGGCGCCCTTCTCACGGCTCTCCTGACGGCTCTTATTCCCGGAATTACCGGATCTTTGCTTCCCCAGGTCCTGATTTGGCTGGGATTCTCTACTCTTTCTCTTATAAGCCTACGAAAATATTTCAAGAAGATTTTTCGGGGCAAACAGATTACCTCAAGGGATCATGAATACGATGACGGCGGAAGAACCGTTGAAGTACTGGAAACCATCGGTCCGGAAACCGCAGGAAGAATTCGGTACAAGGGTACCAGCTGGGCAGCTCTCAGCTTCGATAAAACCTATCAGCCCGGTGACAAGGTTTGGATACTGAAGCAGGAAGGCATGACCTACTATGTGGGCGATCCGCTTCTGCCTGAGGATGATGATGCGGGAGATATCTGA
- the pth gene encoding aminoacyl-tRNA hydrolase, producing the protein MSERISLLCFLGNPGKQYAATRHNAAWLLLNAFEQENPLTWQQKFKGKFAKHQVPGKNAVYFYTPHTFMNKSGEGVREISAFFSIPEKEILVVYDELDLVPGTWKARRGGGLKGHNGLRSVQQHLGDNNFVRIAIGIGRPDHPSFPVQKWVLSTFREDEKADLFRGFDDLIGLLRSIADQGVMIIPGS; encoded by the coding sequence ATGTCTGAAAGAATATCTTTGCTCTGTTTCCTGGGCAACCCCGGAAAACAATACGCAGCAACCAGGCACAACGCAGCCTGGTTGCTTCTCAATGCCTTTGAACAGGAAAACCCTCTTACCTGGCAGCAGAAATTCAAGGGGAAATTTGCCAAACACCAGGTTCCCGGAAAAAACGCAGTATACTTCTACACCCCTCACACATTCATGAACAAAAGCGGTGAAGGTGTGCGGGAAATTTCGGCGTTTTTTTCCATTCCGGAAAAGGAAATTCTTGTGGTCTACGATGAACTGGATCTGGTACCGGGAACATGGAAGGCCCGCAGAGGCGGCGGGTTAAAAGGTCACAACGGCTTGCGCTCGGTACAGCAGCATCTGGGGGACAATAATTTTGTGAGAATCGCAATAGGAATCGGCCGTCCCGATCATCCGTCTTTTCCGGTACAAAAATGGGTGCTTTCCACATTCCGTGAGGATGAAAAGGCGGATCTATTCCGGGGCTTCGATGACCTTATCGGCCTTCTGCGATCAATAGCCGACCAGGGTGTAATGATCATCCCCGGCAGCTGA
- the nudC gene encoding NAD(+) diphosphatase: MFKITYSHIRRMKQGDTLIRFSPERSDRVQLQSLSGSLMPDLIHEYDRGNNGLISAGSLYEAAVWTGFSESPAEPAHRDGIETGLPDGRYEFALRDLYGIVDDWLFQAIMRSSQILYWRRRTRFCGLCGSPAVPGEDDLSMVCTECGETYYPQIAPAVIVAIRNGNKLLMVRNRKRPKGFYGLVAGFVEAGESLEEAVHREVFEETNLRVTNLEYARSQSWPFPNSHMIAFTADYAEGEIEFLDGELVEAEWFSPEEIPNRMPGFSVGSKLVAEFIRSQGVQSSRDTETPGN, encoded by the coding sequence ATGTTTAAAATCACATATTCCCATATCCGCCGAATGAAGCAGGGAGATACCCTTATCCGGTTCTCACCGGAACGCAGCGATCGGGTTCAGCTTCAAAGCCTTTCCGGTAGTCTTATGCCGGATCTGATTCATGAATATGACAGGGGTAATAATGGACTGATATCCGCCGGTTCTTTATATGAGGCGGCTGTGTGGACAGGTTTTTCTGAAAGCCCGGCCGAACCCGCCCACCGGGATGGAATCGAGACCGGGCTGCCTGACGGCAGATATGAGTTCGCACTGCGGGATCTGTATGGCATCGTTGATGACTGGCTGTTTCAGGCAATTATGAGAAGTTCCCAGATATTATACTGGCGGAGACGCACCCGTTTTTGCGGGTTGTGCGGGTCGCCTGCGGTTCCCGGGGAGGATGACCTTTCCATGGTGTGCACGGAATGCGGGGAGACCTATTACCCACAAATAGCCCCAGCTGTTATTGTGGCCATCCGGAACGGCAACAAGCTGCTGATGGTGCGTAACCGGAAGCGGCCAAAGGGTTTCTACGGACTGGTGGCAGGCTTTGTTGAAGCCGGAGAAAGTCTGGAAGAGGCGGTCCATCGGGAAGTGTTTGAGGAAACCAATCTCAGGGTTACGAATCTTGAATATGCCAGAAGTCAGTCCTGGCCGTTTCCCAACTCTCATATGATTGCATTCACCGCTGATTATGCGGAAGGGGAGATCGAGTTCCTGGACGGCGAGCTGGTGGAAGCAGAATGGTTTTCACCTGAGGAAATCCCCAACCGTATGCCGGGGTTCAGCGTGGGCAGTAAACTGGTTGCAGAATTCATTCGAAGTCAGGGGGTACAGTCGTCCCGGGATACTGAGACCCCGGGAAACTGA
- a CDS encoding MGH1-like glycoside hydrolase domain-containing protein, with protein sequence MQKKEFPSIRFYDQDFVDIYNQTWAWVEDYYSDEVDINGTPTRIFTPPEGDRISSLDSNFSTFFLVYSNKIYPSLPQLDFFYSRQEENGAIRHQYSLVEDAPIFTDENPESVGLPLFSWAEYNLFHKLGNKKRIKEIMPVLENYFSWLESNFRDENGLYVVPLSATGMDNSPRSEAKYLLDFNMVMAINALYMSELGDILNDKEIAFKYKRHYFSLKTKINQKMWNEEAGFYFDLDANEEQLKVKTIGGFWSLLAELPNDAKFDLLLAHLKNPDTFGTPHPFPSLAADEPEFDETGKGYCGSVYPYLTFMVIKGLEKYQAYDLARDSSIRHMYYMLDTLHPDDNKRGNVFEAYRPMRDGAAQWEGNENFPRPMYLPFIGLSTVALMIENIIGLYISLPRKTVDWIVPTLEAMGIENLSLKRNLITILSNKSKRGWEIRLESEKLYYFTIDILGDKKKTLPIPSGKCSMLIDKL encoded by the coding sequence GTGCAAAAAAAGGAATTTCCCAGTATCCGTTTTTATGACCAGGATTTTGTGGATATCTACAACCAAACCTGGGCATGGGTGGAAGATTACTACTCAGATGAAGTAGATATCAACGGAACTCCGACGCGCATTTTTACCCCGCCGGAAGGGGACAGGATAAGTTCACTGGACAGCAACTTCTCCACCTTCTTTCTGGTGTACAGCAATAAAATATATCCAAGCCTTCCTCAGCTGGATTTTTTCTACAGCCGGCAGGAGGAAAACGGCGCAATTCGGCACCAGTATTCTCTGGTGGAAGACGCTCCCATCTTTACCGATGAAAATCCTGAGTCCGTGGGTCTCCCCCTCTTTTCCTGGGCAGAATACAATCTGTTTCACAAGCTGGGGAATAAGAAACGGATCAAAGAAATTATGCCTGTACTGGAGAACTATTTCAGCTGGCTGGAATCCAATTTCCGGGATGAAAACGGTCTCTATGTGGTTCCCCTTTCTGCAACTGGAATGGATAATTCCCCCAGGAGTGAGGCAAAATACCTGCTTGATTTTAATATGGTGATGGCCATTAACGCGCTGTACATGAGCGAGCTGGGAGATATTCTCAACGACAAGGAAATTGCCTTCAAGTACAAGCGGCATTATTTCTCTCTGAAAACCAAAATCAATCAGAAAATGTGGAATGAGGAAGCGGGGTTTTATTTTGATCTGGATGCCAACGAGGAACAGCTGAAGGTGAAAACCATCGGCGGCTTCTGGAGTCTCCTGGCTGAGCTTCCCAATGATGCGAAATTTGACCTGCTGCTTGCTCACCTGAAGAACCCGGATACCTTCGGTACACCCCATCCTTTTCCATCTCTGGCCGCCGATGAACCGGAATTTGATGAGACGGGAAAGGGATACTGCGGGTCAGTGTATCCCTACCTCACTTTCATGGTAATTAAAGGTCTGGAAAAATATCAGGCATATGATCTGGCCCGGGACTCCAGTATCCGCCATATGTACTATATGCTGGATACTCTCCATCCGGATGACAATAAGCGGGGAAATGTATTTGAAGCGTACCGGCCCATGAGAGACGGTGCGGCCCAATGGGAGGGAAACGAGAATTTTCCCCGTCCCATGTATCTTCCGTTCATCGGTCTTTCTACTGTTGCACTGATGATTGAAAATATCATCGGACTGTATATAAGCCTGCCTCGAAAAACCGTCGACTGGATCGTTCCCACCCTGGAAGCCATGGGAATCGAAAATCTTTCACTTAAGAGGAACCTCATTACCATTCTCAGCAACAAAAGCAAACGGGGATGGGAGATCAGGTTGGAGAGTGAAAAGCTCTACTATTTCACCATCGATATTCTCGGTGATAAGAAAAAAACCCTGCCCATACCCAGCGGCAAATGCTCCATGCTCATCGACAAGCTGTAA
- the gatB gene encoding Asp-tRNA(Asn)/Glu-tRNA(Gln) amidotransferase subunit GatB: protein MGQIKEKRMYQSFIGLEIHVQLTTESKVFCSCKNHFGDEPNTNVCPVCMGLPGSLPALNEEAIKKSYAVARALNCRLSEECVFERKNYFYPDLPKNYQISQFEKPLGTDGYIDIEFNGKKKRVRIHECHLEEDAGKMVHAGDMSLLDFNRTGTPLLEIVTEPDLELAEEAEVLIQELRRIVRYLGVSDGNMEEGSMRADANVSINPAGQGLGNKVEVKNLNSSRFVRKSLSFEISRQSEIMEKGGTIVQETRLWNENRDQTEIMRTKENANDYRYFPEPDLPPFRTDKEFLSQVEDLQVELPLSRRDRYRNDYGLNELQADFICDEKFTADFFEECIQGGADPLQLVSWLSSDVQKELNRHGMVLEHSPLSSRRLVEMLQLLTQGRIHGKIAKQVLQVIFEEDKDPETIIRERNWEQITDSSAIQEIIDGVLNDFPKAVQEIQAGDSKPVKFLIGKVMQASSGRAEPKKVQQLLSSSLQVRTLDILSFGGAISGTRRGDGFIEPGDMLDIRKYLARDGEIAADLRFEEIQMGKFLSEELSPEDWAALVHRIFKLLKRGSNGILIAHGTDTLAYTAALLHWFFGSSNTPILLTAAVNPLEEDSSGVDHLKNGIMELEAAGRKGWPDLDVSGPSSVRVSVSGRVYPAYNLKFRNFEDGEQLFSTWNQNILKKTESNADLDIDRLDELPELDYVTSIFEQILKRVALVKIYPGMQSSLIKALIDQGVNCLVLELYDSGTANLSQSPFSIREALEYGKAKGVRFYCTSQQEGLVDFADYVTSHQLWKEGARAMGPDSSESAFARVIAEEFAAQLEKDDKL from the coding sequence ATGGGTCAAATCAAGGAGAAGCGAATGTACCAATCGTTTATCGGTTTGGAAATACACGTACAGCTTACAACCGAGTCCAAGGTATTCTGCAGCTGTAAAAACCATTTCGGGGATGAGCCCAACACCAATGTTTGCCCGGTCTGTATGGGCCTGCCGGGATCTCTGCCCGCATTGAATGAAGAAGCCATAAAGAAATCCTATGCGGTGGCCAGAGCACTGAACTGCCGGCTCAGCGAAGAGTGTGTTTTTGAGCGGAAGAACTACTTTTATCCCGATTTGCCGAAAAACTATCAGATATCCCAATTTGAGAAGCCCCTGGGGACTGACGGCTATATCGATATTGAATTCAACGGGAAAAAGAAACGGGTTCGGATTCACGAATGTCACCTGGAAGAGGATGCGGGAAAGATGGTTCATGCGGGAGACATGAGCCTTCTGGATTTCAACCGCACCGGAACACCCCTCCTTGAAATTGTGACTGAACCGGATCTTGAACTGGCAGAAGAGGCGGAGGTTCTCATTCAGGAGCTTCGGCGAATAGTACGCTATCTTGGAGTTTCCGACGGCAACATGGAAGAAGGGTCCATGAGGGCAGATGCCAATGTATCCATCAACCCTGCGGGCCAGGGGCTGGGAAATAAAGTAGAGGTGAAAAACCTGAACTCCTCCCGCTTTGTCCGCAAGTCTCTCAGTTTCGAAATTTCACGGCAAAGCGAAATCATGGAAAAGGGCGGAACCATAGTTCAGGAGACCCGGCTCTGGAATGAAAACCGGGATCAGACTGAGATTATGCGTACCAAGGAAAACGCCAACGATTACCGGTATTTTCCCGAACCCGACCTTCCTCCGTTCAGGACGGACAAGGAATTTCTCTCCCAGGTGGAAGATCTTCAGGTTGAACTGCCCCTGAGCAGAAGGGATCGCTACCGAAACGATTACGGCTTGAACGAGCTTCAGGCGGATTTCATCTGCGATGAAAAGTTCACCGCCGATTTCTTTGAAGAATGTATACAGGGCGGTGCCGACCCGCTGCAGCTGGTATCCTGGCTGAGCAGCGATGTCCAGAAAGAGCTGAACCGCCACGGAATGGTGCTGGAACACAGTCCTCTGAGTTCACGTCGCCTGGTGGAGATGCTTCAATTGCTGACTCAGGGTCGGATTCACGGAAAGATCGCCAAGCAGGTGCTGCAGGTGATTTTTGAGGAAGACAAGGATCCCGAAACAATTATCAGAGAACGGAACTGGGAACAGATAACCGATTCCAGTGCCATTCAGGAGATTATCGATGGGGTTCTCAATGATTTTCCCAAGGCCGTACAGGAAATCCAGGCGGGAGATTCCAAGCCGGTGAAGTTTCTCATCGGCAAGGTGATGCAGGCCAGCTCCGGTCGGGCCGAACCGAAAAAAGTTCAGCAGCTGCTGTCAAGCTCGCTGCAGGTAAGAACTCTGGACATCCTCAGTTTCGGCGGAGCAATATCCGGAACCCGAAGGGGTGACGGGTTTATCGAGCCGGGGGATATGCTGGATATCCGGAAATATCTTGCCCGCGACGGTGAAATAGCCGCGGATCTCAGGTTCGAAGAAATTCAGATGGGTAAATTCCTGAGTGAAGAACTCTCACCTGAAGACTGGGCAGCTCTGGTTCACAGAATCTTCAAGCTCCTGAAACGGGGAAGCAACGGTATTCTCATTGCACACGGAACCGACACGTTGGCATACACCGCGGCACTTCTCCACTGGTTTTTCGGCTCCTCCAACACGCCCATCCTTCTCACAGCGGCAGTGAATCCCCTGGAAGAAGATTCTTCAGGAGTTGACCATCTGAAGAACGGAATTATGGAGCTGGAAGCGGCGGGAAGAAAAGGCTGGCCCGATCTTGATGTTTCCGGTCCTTCATCTGTCCGTGTATCCGTTTCCGGAAGAGTGTATCCGGCATATAATCTGAAATTCAGGAATTTTGAAGACGGCGAACAGCTGTTCAGCACCTGGAATCAGAATATTCTTAAGAAAACGGAAAGCAATGCGGACCTGGATATCGACCGGCTGGATGAGCTTCCTGAGCTTGATTATGTGACGTCTATCTTTGAGCAGATTCTCAAACGAGTGGCGCTGGTGAAAATATATCCGGGAATGCAAAGTTCGCTGATTAAAGCACTGATTGATCAGGGGGTTAACTGCCTGGTTCTGGAACTGTATGATTCAGGTACGGCGAACCTCAGTCAGTCCCCATTTTCCATCAGGGAAGCCCTTGAATACGGAAAAGCGAAGGGTGTGCGTTTTTACTGTACATCCCAGCAGGAGGGACTTGTGGATTTTGCGGATTATGTGACAAGTCACCAGTTGTGGAAGGAAGGAGCCAGGGCCATGGGACCCGACAGTTCCGAATCCGCATTTGCCAGAGTAATCGCAGAGGAATTCGCAGCTCAGCTTGAAAAGGACGATAAACTATGA
- a CDS encoding adenylyltransferase/cytidyltransferase family protein, with the protein MKKIQRGVIIGRFNPPHNGHKYLIDFASSFVDELYIFVCTLSRDEIPGDLRFQWMKELYPDAHNIHITEENPDANRKQPNAHKIWADAVQRHMEHAGAGEGADYLFASEEYGWNLAGELGAEFIPVDPNRDQLPVSGSDIRNHPLNYWDFLPETVRPYFIKRIGILAGKESEALARQVAGRTGSLYAPSYRRYYNEILRSHNKHTTIHETPEETIHHAQRAMEQALSRQARRFLFLSCSGNPEDLRSEIAARRFDRLVVVESLMDSREREDVLEVIQSDSEISSRTSFFHFSAKLSDTIHSDLLDAFHISGPAAPAD; encoded by the coding sequence ATGAAAAAAATTCAGCGGGGCGTAATTATCGGACGCTTCAACCCACCTCACAACGGTCATAAATATCTCATAGATTTTGCATCATCATTTGTAGATGAGCTGTATATCTTTGTGTGCACACTCTCCCGGGATGAAATCCCCGGGGATCTCAGGTTTCAATGGATGAAAGAGCTCTATCCTGATGCCCACAATATTCATATCACCGAAGAAAACCCCGATGCAAACCGGAAACAACCCAATGCCCATAAAATCTGGGCTGATGCAGTACAACGCCATATGGAACATGCAGGAGCCGGAGAAGGTGCGGACTATCTATTCGCATCAGAAGAGTACGGCTGGAACCTGGCCGGGGAACTTGGAGCCGAATTTATTCCTGTGGATCCGAACAGAGACCAGCTTCCGGTATCAGGCTCGGACATCCGGAATCATCCCCTGAATTACTGGGATTTCCTGCCCGAGACCGTACGCCCCTATTTCATAAAGCGTATCGGAATTCTTGCAGGAAAGGAGAGTGAGGCTCTTGCCCGCCAGGTGGCCGGAAGGACCGGCAGCTTGTACGCTCCTTCTTACCGGCGGTACTATAATGAAATTCTTCGAAGTCATAACAAGCACACCACCATTCACGAAACCCCGGAAGAAACCATTCATCACGCCCAGCGGGCAATGGAACAGGCTTTGAGCAGACAGGCCCGGCGCTTTCTTTTCCTCAGCTGCTCGGGAAATCCGGAGGATCTCAGGTCGGAAATTGCTGCACGACGGTTCGACCGGCTGGTGGTTGTGGAGTCCCTCATGGACTCACGGGAACGGGAAGATGTACTGGAGGTTATTCAGTCGGACAGTGAGATATCTTCCCGAACTTCATTTTTTCATTTCTCAGCCAAATTAAGTGATACAATACATTCAGATTTACTGGATGCGTTCCATATAAGCGGTCCGGCGGCACCCGCTGACTGA